A single Opisthocomus hoazin isolate bOpiHoa1 chromosome 1, bOpiHoa1.hap1, whole genome shotgun sequence DNA region contains:
- the GRPR gene encoding gastrin-releasing peptide receptor isoform X2: protein MEIQASHALMKICVRAAIIWIVSMLLAIPEAVFSDLHPFHDKGTNKTFISCAPYPHSDGLHPKIHSMASFLIFYIIPLSVISVYYYFIAKNLIRSAYNIPAEGNVHVRKQIESRKRLARTVLVFVCLFAFCWLPTHIIYLYRSYHYSEVDTSVLHFIASICARILAFTNSCVNPFALYLLSKSFRKQFNNQLFCCRARLLIRSQSMARSTTRMTSLKSTNHSLATFSLINGNHVCHEGYV from the exons ATGGAGATCCAAGCATCCCATGCACTGATGAAGATTTGTGTGAGAGCTGCTATAATCTGGATTGTGTCCATGTTGCTTGCCATCCCTGAAGCAGTGTTTTCAGATCTGCACCCTTTCCATGACAAAGGGACTAATAAAACCTTCATCAGCTGTGCTCCTTACCCGCATTCAGATGGGCTGCATCCCAAAATTCACTCAATGGCATCATTTCTGATCTTTTATATCATTCCCCTATCTGTCATTTCAGTGTATTATTATTTCATTGCTAAGAATTTGATCCGGAGTGCTTACAACATCCCTGCGGAAGGAAATGTTCATGTGAGGAAACAG attGAATCCCGTAAGCGCCTGGCCAGGACAGTACTGGTTTTTGTGTGCCTCTTTGCCTTCTGCTGGCTTCCCACTCACATTATCTATTTATACCGGTCCTACCACTACTCAGAGGTGGACACCTCAGTGCTGCATTTCATTGCCAGCATCTGTGCTCGGATTCTGGCATTCACAAACTCTTGTGTCAACCCATTTGCTCTCTACttgctcagcaaaagctttcggAAGCAGTTCAACAACcagctgttctgctgcagagcTCGCCTCCTCATCCGATCCCAGAGCATGGCCAGGAGCACCACACGAATGACCTCTCTCAAGAGCACCAACCATTCCCTGGCCACCTTCAGCCTTATCAATGGCAACCATGTCTGCCACGAAGGCTATGTCTAA